The following coding sequences lie in one Alicyclobacillus curvatus genomic window:
- a CDS encoding DEAD/DEAH box helicase, giving the protein MGNANKSIPSISMSYARNGTSAKVNALGMRPMQERVYEHRGEQYLLIKSPPASGKSRALMFIALDKLQNQGLKQAVIVVPEKSIGSSFNDEPLSHFGFWADWRVDPKWNLCNAPGADYGGKVNSLGAFLGSGDKVVVCTHATFRFAVEKFGVEAFDNRLIAVDEFHHVSANPENKLGLHLGQFIARDRVHIVAMTGSYFRGDTEAVLSPQDESRFDKVTYTYYEQLSGYEYLKQLDIGYFFYSFSYTDDILKVLDPAEKTIIHIPNVNSRESTKDKIREVEYIIDQLGEWLGTERATGFQLVKTPGGRILRIADLVDDDPTKRDRVSAALKDPTHKNDREHVDIIIALGMAKEGFDWIWCEHALTVGYRASLTEIVQIIGRATRDAPGKMRARFTNLIAEPDASEQAVTEAVNDTLKAIAASLLMEQVLVPRFEFKPKNPAGGPEHGFDYGNGGYDPDKCNVGFNHATGQLQIEIKGLYEPKSEEAVRICREDLNEVIATFVQDKTTIERGLFDSEMVPEELTQVRMGKIIRERYPDLDEKDQEAVRQHAIAALNLTQQAKQALLDGTGDSGEPSANTAFIDGVRKFAMDVRELDIDLIDRINPFSEAYSILAKALNEESLKQVSAVIAAKRVSISYEEARDLAKRALQFKNERGRVPDINAQDPWEKRMAEGVLALQRYRAQQKAAQGSGGNDVDA; this is encoded by the coding sequence TCGGGCGCTGATGTTCATAGCTCTCGACAAGCTCCAGAATCAAGGACTGAAGCAAGCCGTTATCGTGGTGCCGGAAAAATCGATTGGGTCCAGCTTCAACGACGAACCACTAAGCCACTTTGGGTTTTGGGCCGACTGGAGAGTGGATCCGAAATGGAACCTATGTAACGCACCTGGTGCGGATTACGGTGGTAAGGTAAATTCACTGGGTGCGTTCCTTGGAAGCGGCGATAAGGTGGTGGTGTGCACCCATGCTACCTTCCGCTTCGCGGTCGAGAAGTTCGGTGTGGAGGCGTTTGACAACCGGCTTATCGCCGTAGACGAGTTCCACCATGTTTCGGCCAACCCTGAGAACAAACTGGGTCTGCACCTCGGACAATTTATCGCTCGTGATCGCGTACATATCGTAGCAATGACCGGTTCCTACTTCCGGGGCGATACTGAGGCAGTGCTATCCCCGCAGGACGAGTCGAGGTTCGATAAGGTCACTTACACTTATTACGAGCAACTCAGCGGATATGAGTACCTGAAACAGCTCGATATCGGCTATTTTTTCTACTCCTTTTCATACACTGATGACATCCTCAAGGTGCTCGACCCGGCAGAGAAGACCATCATCCACATCCCTAACGTTAATTCACGCGAGAGTACGAAAGACAAGATTAGGGAGGTCGAGTACATCATCGACCAGTTGGGTGAATGGCTAGGGACCGAGCGTGCGACTGGCTTCCAGCTGGTAAAGACGCCAGGTGGCCGGATCCTTCGAATCGCCGATCTTGTGGACGATGACCCAACGAAGCGTGATCGGGTTTCCGCCGCGTTAAAAGACCCTACGCACAAGAACGATCGCGAGCATGTAGATATCATCATTGCTCTTGGCATGGCAAAGGAAGGCTTTGACTGGATTTGGTGTGAGCACGCGCTGACGGTTGGCTATCGAGCTAGTCTGACCGAGATCGTGCAAATTATTGGCCGTGCGACGCGCGATGCCCCAGGTAAGATGCGTGCCCGTTTTACCAACCTGATCGCGGAACCCGACGCTTCAGAGCAGGCCGTGACGGAGGCAGTGAATGATACCCTGAAAGCTATTGCTGCCAGCCTACTGATGGAGCAGGTGCTTGTGCCTCGATTCGAGTTCAAACCCAAGAATCCGGCTGGTGGTCCAGAGCATGGGTTCGACTACGGCAACGGTGGTTATGACCCCGACAAGTGCAATGTCGGATTCAATCACGCAACGGGGCAGTTGCAGATCGAGATCAAGGGCCTGTACGAGCCAAAGAGCGAGGAAGCCGTACGCATTTGTCGAGAGGACCTTAACGAAGTGATCGCGACATTCGTTCAGGACAAGACTACCATCGAGCGTGGCTTGTTTGACAGTGAAATGGTGCCAGAGGAGCTGACCCAAGTTCGGATGGGTAAGATCATTAGGGAAAGGTACCCCGACTTGGACGAAAAGGACCAGGAAGCCGTCCGTCAGCACGCCATTGCTGCCCTCAACCTGACGCAACAAGCCAAGCAGGCTTTGCTTGATGGCACGGGGGATAGCGGTGAGCCATCTGCCAACACAGCATTCATCGATGGGGTGAGGAAGTTTGCAATGGACGTTCGCGAACTGGACATAGATCTCATTGACCGTATCAATCCATTCAGTGAGGCGTACTCAATCCTCGCGAAGGCGCTAAATGAGGAGAGTCTAAAGCAGGTTTCAGCAGTCATCGCTGCCAAGCGTGTTAGCATTTCCTACGAGGAGGCCAGAGACTTGGCTAAAAGGGCTCTGCAATTCAAAAATGAACGCGGGCGAGTGCCGGACATAAACGCGCAAGATCCGTGGGAGAAGCGTATGGCTGAAGGTGTCCTTGCTTTGCAACGTTATCGTGCCCAGCAGAAAGCCGCACAAGGCAGTGGAGGGAATGATGTAGATGCCTGA